GCTTTCATTGTGACAAAGTAGATCGTAGATCGTCagatagaggaagaagggatacctttcttcatcttttgcTTGTTTCTCTCTATATACCATCTCTTCTGTCCTACTGCTCGTCCATCGTCAAGACAGAAACTTGATGAAATCCGCCATCGGCCCGCTCGgcccatcttcaccttccaacttcCAAAGATACTCTTGGCTCTAGCTCAAAATAGCAATCATCGTTCTGATCCCCTCCACTTTTCTGAGATGGTTCCTCATgttgtcagctgatgaagacTGGAATCAAGCATAATTTCAACGAGGTGACATGCGATTCCAGTGAAATTAGCTCCGGAAATCAAAGATCCATCGATCCAACCTCCACTTTACCACCTTGACAAACCGGTTTGGAGATGAGCCGAAACGGTCATCCCCGATGAGATCACGTGAGAGAGCGGGCCGGGCCACATCCGCTGAAGTGACGGGATTATTCGGCGTCATCCTGGTTATGCAGTCGAGAAATTGCGGGTCTCCACAGTGCGAAGTTTTAAATGAGAGGAGTGGTTAATGTAACGGGAGTAGATGGGATATGACGGATGGGATCCAGGGTCACACGGTGGGAAGCTAGTGACTCAAGTGACGTTTACAGCTCTACTCTCTCTCCCCAAGGTAATCTTTTTATCTATCTGTGAAAGAAaacattcttctctcttcttttcttttccaaCAGCTTATACATCTCTTGAAAAACTTATTCTGTAACTACACCAACTGAACATGTGAGCTCAACATCACTCTGACTAACATCAAGATCCCTGCTGACATCTCACTGCAGATTTACAAACTCCAGATAATGTCTGCCAAAGGTGCTCTCTCTATCGTCCCCGTAAGTTATCAAACGTTCTTTCTCACATCTTCATATCTTTCAGCGGTTCCCAAAACAACCATTGACTTTTGCTTTCCTCGCAGGCCGGTGTCCTTTCCGGTGATGACACCCGAAAACTCTTCACATACGCTAGAGACAACAAAGTGAGTATTCTTCTGTCATGAGCGATGAACCGACGACCTCGGAATCATTGAAACCTAATTCCCCTTTCATCTGTGTCTTTTGAACTCAGCTGACTGTATCTTGCTTTACAGTTCGCCATCCCCGTATGTACACATCTCGCTGCCAGATAGCACTATTATCTCTTTGCTGACCTAGTAGCTTTGTTCTATTGGATTCTTCGATATATAGGCTATCGTAAGTTTTCAGACACCTCGCTTAGATATGAGGATTGTGAGCTGATGAGGTCATCatttatcttttcttttttcctGCTTCACCGTACAGAACGTaacctcctcatcaaccgTCAACGCTACCCttgaagctgccaaagctaTCAATTCCCctatcatcattcaactctcCCAAGGTGGTGCTGCCTTCTTTGCCGGTAAAGGTCTCCCCAACGGTAACCAAGAAGCTTCCATCGCTGGTGCCGTCGCTGCTGCCCACTTTGTTCGATCAATCGCCCCTTCTTACGGCATGTGAGTCCACTGCCGCATCATCAAGATCTCTAGAATTAAGACTGACAAGAGATTCTATACAAATAGCCCCGTTGTCCTCCACACCGACCACTGTGCCAAGAAGCTCCTCCCTTGGTTCGATGGTATGCTCGACGCCGATGAGGCTTACTTCAAGGAACACGGTGTCCCTCTTTTCTCGTGAGTCGTCTCTTATCCTAGAACCCTTACTCATGCTGATCTTGTATTCAGTTCTCACATGCTGGACTTGTCCGAGGAATCCAAGGAGGACAACATCAAGGACTGTGTTTTCTACTTCAAGCGAATGGCCAAGATGAACCGTAAGTTTAGCTAGTAGTATCATGCAACCGGTGCTCCAGCTGATAATTCGCTTAGAATGGCTCGAGATGGAAATTGGTATTACCGgtggtgaggaggatggtgtCGACAACACCTCAGTTGACAACAACTCCCTTTACACTCAACCCGAAGACATCTGGGATGTCTACTCCGCCCTCGCCGCCATCTCCCCGAACTTCTCCATCGCTGCCGGTTTCGGTAACGTCCACGGTGTTTACAAGCCCGGAAACGTCGTTCTCCGACCAGAACTCCTCGGTAAGCACCAAGCTTACGCCGCTGAGCAACTCAAGGGCGAGAAGGGCGACAAACCTCTGTGAGTGCGATTTCCATCCTTTTTCTAATCATTTGCCCTTTTGTGTTCCACACCCCCACGCTACCCAAATAGACAGTGCCCGGATTTCCATCAATGAGATACCGAGGCGATCCGGTcagcgaagaagaatgattTAAACATCACATTTAGAGCTTGCTTCCTCTACCCTTCAATGTCATTGTACTACGGTGCAATGAGCGCTCAACGTTATTTACTGGCTCCTTTTGAGCGGTGTTAGCAGAGTGCGGGTCGTGGGGAAGGAGGTGTCATATTGATGTCACATCCCGTCGCATATAGGCAATGGCTATTCATTGTCAAAAGCTACTTGCTGATCAGTTTGATTGTTTCAGATACCTCGTCTTCCACGGTGGTTCCGGATCTACCAAGGAGGAAATCAAGACTGCCGTCGTCAACGGTGTTGTCAAGATGAACGTTGATACCGATATTCAATTCGCTTACTTGTCCGGTGTCAGAGACTTCGTCCTTAAGAAGGCCGAATACCTCAAGACCCAAGTTGGTAACCCTGAAGGAGCCGATAAGCCCAACAAGAAGCAATACGACCCCCGAGTCTGGGTTagagaaggtgagaagaCCATGGTTGAGCGAGTTAAGGAAGCTTGTGTCGATCTCGGTAACGAGAACAGAGCTTAAGTGATTTTGAGAAGTGACAGTGAAAAAGTATAGTTTTGTAGCTTGATATCAATATGATGTAGTTTTGAGAAGCAGCTTAAAGTAAGATGAGAAGTCAATGCATATGATTCCCTTGATAATGTCCATGACTACTTAGTGTGTGTACACTGTTATAGTTTTCCACGGACCTCTTTGCCACTGACCATTGCTCTAGGTAGCACAATCaagatggatatcgataatcGGTGAGGTAGGGTTCGAAGGAAAAGAATACACTCGTAGTGACAGGTCCAAACGAGTTATGACATGAACCGACCTTTTACGTTTCTTGCTCCGAAAATGGATTGGATAACgttgtactgtatattcCCGCTCATGACCATGATGAAAGgttactactactactgtatAATGCACCCAAAGATCTAAGTTGACGGGATTTTCAATGCGTGGTTATGGTTAGAGGGAAGAACACACAAGTCGAGTTGAGCCGAGCAAATAAATGCCTTTCACgttgaaggtgaaaaaggtatataatgAGTTGTTGTGGTTTCCATCATTGCCCCCGGAACAGATCAGCTAAGCTCAGATCATATGATGTTCAAGTCTAGTTTTGTTTAAACCGCTCAAGTAATCACTTATCCAGTATTCCACCTCTGTTGATAAAATCCTATGCACTTCATAAGCTCATCAGCAGTGTTGTTGTTCAGCTTACTTGCATCTCCCCTATTACACATTAACATCGATTTATGCAAAATTGAAGTTAGTAACCTATCCACAAGGGCACTGAGCATGCACCAAATAGAGTTCAACACACCCTACTCGGGTGCATCTTCACACCCCATCAAGCATCAAGCGAGATCTTGGGATCTGCATTTTCGTTCGCGTATTACGAGTATTATAGCATAACAACATATTCAAGTAGTATTCGAGTAATTCTGCCTATTTGaaatactgtacagtactgtacatatgCTTTCTGTCCATtgcttttttttttggaaTGTCCCATCGACCGACATCTTCAACCAATTCCTGCATCATCATTACTTCTTAACGGTAACAGTCGCCGTACTACTAGACCCTCTTGTTATACTAGGGCGTTTGGAATTGATAGCTCTCAACGCAGGACTTTTCGTCGGGTTGTTGGGACCGGTCCCACCGGATATCGAAAACGATTTCGATCTTCTATTACCATTCTGCTTGAtagtcttcttcttatcttctaccatctcatcatcgtctccatctccatgtcccatctcatcgtcatccccttcttcaagAGGTTCTCCATTTTCATCCAAtaagatatcttcatctaaTGGATTAGGTGGaggatcaaattcatcttcttcaccttctctccaaTCAAATTCCAATATATCCCCCTCTccctccccttccccttcatcatcctctcctcccaAATCGTCACTTGCGATTCTCAATCTTCTAACTtcctctctcaatctctcgATGTAATCATCCCGTCTTTCAACCctttctttcaacttctctATATACTCGTTTCCAAATCGTAACAATGCAACTTTCGATACTCCCCTATTGGGATTATCATCCGGTACCAGACTACTCTTGGGTAGTAATCGAGGTGCTGAAGATCCAGGTATAGGTTCACCGGATTCGGGATCTAAAGCCTCAACGTTGATAGGAGGTAATAACAATCTCAACTCGTCGAATCCAGCTTTTAGGGAATCTCGTCGCTTTTGCTCAGCCGCTTTATGAGACGTCTTGCGGTTCTCTGGTTCAGtaggtgggggaggtggttTGGCCGCTACAGTATCAGAGCATATACGGAAAGATCAATGACAATTCACTAAACCTGATAAAGAAACACCCACctgctttggaagaagctgcgCTCTGAGGTCGAATTGCCAACGCCCTctttccaccacctacaGGAACCAATTTCCCAGCCGTCTTCTTATTTCCTGCTCCTCCAGCGGTGTTACCATTAGTGCCATTCTGCTTCCGCGTCATTCGATTGGAAGTACCAGACGAACCTCTCTTGGGAGGGGGTGGCGGAGGAGCGACTGCACCATGACCACTGTGTTCATCCAAACTAATATCGTTGTTCGTGATGGGAGGGGCAGAAGCGAGATTCATCAGACTTGCAGGAGTCATTGGAGCTACACCTTTTCTACTTTTGGTACTTCCACTGGTGGGTACAGGTGGGGGAGGCATCATATGGCTTAGATCGACTGGAGAAGGGGTTGAAGCGGATGACATTGATGCACCGCTTGGAGCAAGGTTGCGATGCTCGATAGCCGATGGAGGGAGATATCCCATATTGATCATACTCGGTGGTGGGTTCGGATGGAATTTCTGTACAGCAGGTGAAGTAGGTACTGAAAAGgttccatttccattcatGGTCGTTCCGGAAGGTACTCTTTGATGTGATCTATGGTTGGTAGGTTTCAACATTGGGCTGGGTCTAGATTTGGCCGGTAACGAATGTCGGTGCGGTCCCGCACCTGAACTGATAGGTATCAAAGCTGGTGAAGCCAATATTGTCGAATGACCTGCACTGGACGAATTACCCATCGAAGGTGATTGATAATTTGGCTGGGCCGATTGACCGATATTCTGAGGATCACCATCAAGCATTCCGACGAGAGCACGAAGATAGTCCGGATCACTCAAATCGGCACCTGTCTGAGGTCCTAGAGCTGGAGAGAGGGTTTGCTGAGCACCACCGCTGGATCCGACAGGGTTCAAGGCTGGCGAAGAGAGTGCGCTAAGGGGATGGGGAGTACGAGATTGTTGAGCATTAAAAGCAGGAGAGAAATGCTGTCGGTGCATGTGCTGTTGTGACATTCGATGGGTGGCTTCGAGAGCGGGCGATGTGAGAGGTGAGAAAAAGCCTGAGTTGGGTGTCACCCCTGCGCCAGGAGTCGATACCCCTCTGGAAGGACCAGCTGAAGGAGGATTAGACCCTATGAATGGTGAACTGTTAGATGCTGCTACGACAGCAGCGGCTGTAGCTTGCATTTCCAACTGCCGCTGTTGAAGCATGGCAAGCTGTTCTTGAAACTGTC
This window of the Kwoniella europaea PYCC6329 chromosome 3, complete sequence genome carries:
- a CDS encoding fructose-bisphosphate aldolase 1; this translates as MSAKGALSIVPAGVLSGDDTRKLFTYARDNKNVTSSSTVNATLEAAKAINSPIIIQLSQGGAAFFAGKGLPNGNQEASIAGAVAAAHFVRSIAPSYGIPVVLHTDHCAKKLLPWFDGMLDADEAYFKEHGVPLFSSHMLDLSEESKEDNIKDCVFYFKRMAKMNQWLEMEIGITGGEEDGVDNTSVDNNSLYTQPEDIWDVYSALAAISPNFSIAAGFGNVHGVYKPGNVVLRPELLGKHQAYAAEQLKGEKGDKPLYLVFHGGSGSTKEEIKTAVVNGVVKMNVDTDIQFAYLSGVRDFVLKKAEYLKTQVGNPEGADKPNKKQYDPRVWVREGEKTMVERVKEACVDLGNENRA